A genomic region of Raphanus sativus cultivar WK10039 chromosome 6, ASM80110v3, whole genome shotgun sequence contains the following coding sequences:
- the LOC108812099 gene encoding probable E3 ubiquitin-protein ligase RHC1A translates to MSSSRNTHWCHRCQRAVRLHGPDLLCSYCGGGFVEELDVIPPQAIPTPFDMFTSHRDVLRRDPAFDLMDAFSSFMRTRLSDPGIRGGRAAIGSRPDNFPGLAPLLIFGGQVPYRLSGDNPIEALFNNNGSPGIGITRGGNNNTGDYFFGPGLDELFEQLSTTRRGPPPAPRSSIDALPTIRIAQRHLGSSDSNCPVCKDEFELGAEAKQMPCNHIYHSDCIVPWLVQHNSCPVCRQELPSARVSSSNNENRSTTTTTRNYRSSNERRNPFSSLWPFRSSGSSSNNNTQNRGGTTRRNSDTTDENQNYHHQQHQQQSHMGYSGWPFDY, encoded by the coding sequence ATGTCAAGCAGTCGAAATACCCACTGGTGTCATAGATGCCAGCGTGCTGTCCGTCTTCACGGCCCAGACCTTCTCTGTTCTTATTGTGGAGGAGGATTTGTTGAGGAACTTGATGTTATCCCTCCTCAAGCCATACCCACCCCGTTTGATATGTTCACTAGTCACAGGGATGTCCTACGACGTGATCCCGCTTTTGATCTCATGGATGCTTTCTCCTCCTTTATGAGGACCCGCTTATCCGACCCAGGCATCAGAGGAGGAAGAGCAGCCATCGGTTCTCGTCCTGATAACTTCCCCGGTCTGGCTCCTCTGCTTATCTTCGGTGGTCAGGTCCCTTATAGACTCTCTGGAGACAATCCAATCGAAGCTCTCTTCAATAACAACGGCTCACCTGGCATTGGCATCACGCGTGGTGGTAATAACAACACTGGCGACTATTTCTTCGGCCCTGGTCTTGATGAGCTCTTTGAGCAGCTCTCTACTACTCGCCGCGGCCCACCTCCCGCTCCGAGATCTTCTATAGATGCATTGCCAACCATCAGGATCGCGCAGAGGCATCTCGGGTCGTCGGACTCCAACTGTCCTGTCTGCAAAGACGAGTTCGAGTTGGGAGCAGAAGCGAAGCAGATGCCGTGTAACCACATCTATCATTCTGACTGTATCGTCCCGTGGCTGGTTCAGCACAACTCGTGCCCTGTCTGTCGCCAAGAGCTGCCGTCAGCTAGAGTATCATCTTCAAATAATGAAAACAGAAGTACCACCACGACGACCAGAAACTACAGAAGTAGCAATGAAAGGAGGAACCCTTTCTCTTCCTTGTGGCCATTTCGCTCCTCCGGTTCAAGCTCAAACAACAACACTCAAAACCGTGGGGGCACAACAAGAAGAAACTCGGACACAACAGATGAGAACCAAAACTATCATCACCAGCAACATCAACAACAGTCACATATGGGTTACAGTGGCTGGCCTTTTGATTACTAA
- the LOC108812098 gene encoding 4-alpha-glucanotransferase DPE2, with protein sequence MMNLGSLSLTTTVKSSKPMVSLSFWIPYFTHWGQSLLVCGSAPGLGSGNVKKGLLLKPSQQEDQLIWSGSVSVPPGFSCDYCYYVVDDLKNVLRSEFGMKRKLVVSETLTGGESVQLRDLWQSGDQALPFRSAFKDVIFRNTGDVEVEKPLGGFENKSDQDDSVVVQFKICCPDVGQGTSVYVLGTSGKLGKWKVENGLRLKYVGDSTWEGDCLIPKADSPIKYRYCKVAKEGNIGLESGGNRELSLHSTSSKQEYIVMSDGLFREMPWRGAGVAVPMFSVRSEDDVGVGEFLDLKLLVDWSVDSGLHLVQLLPVNDTSVHKMWWDSYPYSSLSVFALHPLYLRVQALSESLPEEIKDEIQKAKKLLDKNDVDYEATMETKLSIAKKIFDLEKDQTLNSSSFQKFFSENEGWLKPYAAFCFLRDFFETSDHSQWGTFSDYTDTKLEKLTSKDSLHYDTICFHYYIQYHLHVQLSEASEYARKRGVVLKGDLPIGVDRNSVDTWVNRNLFRMNTSTGAPPDYFDKNGQNWGFPTYNWEEMSKDNYGWWRARLTQMGKYFTAYRIDHILGFFRIWELPAHAMTGLVGKFRPSIPLSQEELEKEGIWDFDRLSKPYVQRKFLEEKFGDFWPFIASNFLNETQKDFYEFKEDCNTEKKIAAKLKSLAAKSLLLEDEDKVRRDVFDILRNVVLIRDPEDARKFYPRFNIEDTSSFQDLDDHSKNVLKRLYYDYYFHRQEDLWRKNALKTLPALLNSSNMLACGEDLGLVPACVHPVMKELALVGLRIQRMPSESDVEFGIPSNYDYMTVCAPSCHDCSTLRAWWEEEEERRQRYFKEVIGVDEIPPSQCVPEITHFILRQHVEAPSMWAIFPLQDMLALKEEYTARPAKEETINDPTNPKHYWRYRVHVTLDSLMKDIDLKSTIKNLVAGSGRSVPVSGEDDNNKKGVIANGSTKPNP encoded by the exons ATGATGAATCTAGGGTCGCTTTCTCTGACCACCACCGTCAAGTCGAGTAAGCCAATGGTTAGTCTTAGCTTCTGGATACCGTATTTCACTCACTGGGGACAGAGCTTGCTGGTCTGTGGCTCGGCTCCTGGACTTGGTTCCGGGAATGTGAAGAAAGGTTTGCTGCTAAAGCCCTCTCAGCAAGAGGACCAGCTCATCTGGAGTGGTTCTGTTTCTGTCCCGCCTGGGTTTAGCTGTGACTACTGTTACTATGTTGTGGATGACTTGAAGAATGTGCTGAGGTCTGAGTTTGGGATGAAGCGGAAACTTGTCGTGTCTGAGACTTTGACTGGTGGAGAGTCTGTACAGCTTCGTGATCTTTGGCAG AGTGGGGATCAAGCTCTCCCATTTAGGAGCGCCTTTAAAGATGTCATCTTCCGCAACACTGGCGATGTGGAGGTAGAGAAACCTCTAGGGGGATTTGAGAATAAGTCTGATCAAGATG ATTCAGTTGTTGTCCAATTCAAAATCTGTTGTCCAGACGTTGGACAGGGAACATCT GTGTATGTTCTTGGCACCTCAGGGAAGTTGGGGAAATGGAAAGTTGAAAATGGACTTAGACTCAAATATGTTGGTGACTCTACGTGGGAAGGAGATTGCTTGATCCCTAAAGCAGACTCTCCTATCAAATATAGATACTGTAAAGTTGCGAAGGAAGGTAACATAGGTCTTGAATCTGGTGGCAATAGAGAGCTTTCTCTTCACTCCACCAGTAGCAAACAGGAATACATTGTCATGTCAGATGGTTTGTTTAGA GAAATGCCATGGAGGGGTGCTGGTGTTGCAGTTCCCATGTTCTCTGTTCGATCAGAAGATGATGTTGGTGTGGGAGAGTTTCTCGATCTAAAGTTGCTTGTTGACTGGTCTGTAGATTCCGGCTTGCATCTAGTACAACTTTTACCAGTAAATGACACATCCGTGCATAAGATGTGGTGGGACTCGTACCCCTACAG TTCCCTATCTGTGTTTGCATTGCATCCATTATATCTTAGAGTACAGGCTCTCTCTGAAAGTTTGCCAGAAGAGATCAAG GATGAAATTCAGAAGGCAAAGAAGCTACTGGACAAGAAT GATGTTGATTATGAGGCTACCATGGAAACTAAACTTTCAATTGCTAAGAAGATCTTCGACCTGGAGAAAGACCAGACGTTGAACTCAAGCTCTTTCCAAAAATTCTTCTCTGAGAACGAG GGCTGGTTGAAACCGTATGCAGCTTTCTGCTTTCTCCGTGACTTTTTTGAGACTTCAGATCATAGCCAGTGGGGGACCTTCTCTGACTACACAGATACCAAG CTTGAAAAATTGACATCCAAGGACAGCTTGCACTATGACACTATCTGCTTCCACTATTACATCCAGTACCACTTGCATGTACAG TTGTCAGAAGCATCAGAATATGCAAGGAAGAGAGGAGTGGTGCTGAAAGGAGATCTACCTATTGGCGTTGACAGAAACAGTGTTGACACGTGGGTTAACAGGAACCTGTTTCGCATGAACACTTCAACAGGGGCACCTCCGGACTATTTTGACAAAAATGGTCAGAACTGGGGATTTCCTACTTATAACTGGGAAGAAATGTCAAAAGACAACTATGGTTGGTGGCGTGCTCGCTTAACACAG ATGGGAAAATATTTCACAGCATATAGGATTGACCATATTTTAGGATTCTTCCGTATCTGGGAGCTTCCAGCTCATGCTATGACTGGTTTAGTGGGGAAGTTCCGTCCATCTATTCCGCTAAGTCAG GAAGAGTTGGAAAAGGAGGGAATATGGGATTTTGACCGGTTAAGCAAACCATATGTCCAGAGGAAGTTTCTTGAG GAGAAATTTGGAGATTTCTGGCCATTCATTGCGTCAAATTTTCTTAATGAAACTCAGAAGGACTTCTACGAG TTCAAAGAGGACTGCAACACAGAGAAAAAGATTGCAGCAAAGCTGAAGTCATTAGCCGCAAAGTCTCTGTTGCTAGAAGATGAAGACAAAGTTCGTCGTGATGTCTTTGACATTTTACGG AATGTTGTTCTGATTAGAGATCCAGAGGATGCAAGAAAATTCTATCCTCGCTTTAACATTGAGGATACTTCAAGTTTCCAGGATTTGGATGATCACAG CAAAAATGTTCTGAAGAGACTATACTATGACTACTATTTCCATCGCCAAGAGGATCTATGGAGGAAGAACGCTTTGAAAACCTTGCCTGCTCTGTTAAATTCATCTAATATGCTGGCGTGTGGGGAGGATCTTGGTCTCGTTCCAGCTTGTGTACATCCG GTTATGAAAGAACTGGCTTTGGTCGGTCTCCGCATCCAGCGCATGCCTAGTGAGTCTGATGTGGAGTTTGGGATTCCGTCTAACTATGACTATATGACG GTCTGTGCTCCTTCATGCCACGACTGCTCTACACTACGAGCTTGGtgggaagaggaggaagagagaagaCAACGGTACTTCAAGGAAGTGATTGGCGTAGATGAAATACCTCCAAGTCAGTGTGTTCCAGAGATAACCCATTTCATTTTGAGGCAACATGTTGAAGCTCCATCCATGTGGGCTATTTTCCCACTTCAG GATATGTTGGCTTTAAAAGAAGAGTACACTGCTCGTCCTGCAAAAGAAGAGACGATCAATGACCCCACAAACCCCAAACATTACTGGAGATACC GGGTACACGTGACGTTGGACTCGCTTATGAAGGACATAGACTTGAAATCAACCATCAAGAACCTCGTTGCAGGCAGCGGAAGATCTGTTCCGGTTTCTGGTGAGGATGATAACAACAAGAAAGGAGTTATAGCCAACGGTTCAACAAAGCCAAAcccatga
- the LOC108812235 gene encoding WAT1-related protein At2g40900 yields MGLRMSESAKPYFAMVCLQFGYAGMNLLTKTVLDRGMSHYVLVAYRNAFATAAIAPFAFLSERKVRSKMTFSIFMHIFVLALLGPVIDQNLYYIGLKLTSPTFSTAVSNIVPAITFILATLFRMEKVEMRKVRCQVKVVGALVTVVGSILMILNKGPFIDFFRSHLNTTTATSPLAGDYLKAAIFLLLASLSWASFFILQASTLKKYAAHLSLSTMVCFMGTLQSLALTFVMEQNASALNIGFDMNLLASAYAGIMSSSIAYYVQGLMMQRKGPVFVTAFNPFVVIIVSIISFFVLGQGIYLGGVIGLVVLTLGVYAVLWGKHVDDNGDEIPCENNVLEAVKCCSGNNGLSIMPTIDEIDEDVETGNVQTVEKEGSLVVVVFCRESVDNVSRC; encoded by the exons ATGGGATTAAGGATGTCAGAATCAGCTAAACCTTACTTTGCAATGGTGTGTCTTCAGTTTGGATACGCTGGTATGAACCTGCTCACTAAAACCGTCCTTGACCGTGGTATGAGCCATTACGTTCTTGTTGCATACCGCAACGCTTTTGCCACAGCCGCGATCGCACCTTTCGCATTTCTCTCTGAAag GAAAGTGAGGTCAAAGATGACGTTTTCAATATTCATGCACATATTTGTTCTTGCTCTTCTCGG GCCTGTGATTGATCAGAATCTATATTACATCGGTCTGAAACTCACATCTCCGACGTTTTCCACTGCCGTTAGCAACATCGTGCCCGCAATTACCTTTATCCTCGCCACtcttttcag gATGGAAAAAGTGGAGATGAGAAAAGTAAGATGCCAAGTAAAAGTAGTGGGGGCTTTAGTGACAGTGGTTGGATCCATATTGATGATATTAAACAAAGGTCCGTTCATCGATTTCTTCCGATCTCACCTTAACACCACCACCGCAACTTCGCCGTTGGCCGGTGATTATCTTAAAGCCgccatcttcctcctcctcgcTTCCCTATCATGGgcttccttcttcattcttcAG GCATCAACTTTGAAGAAATACGCAGCCCATCTCTCATTATCAACCATGGTGTGTTTCATGGGAACTTTACAATCCTTGGCCCTGACCTTCGTAATGGAACAAAACGCTTCTGCTTTGAACATCGGTTTTGACATGAACCTTCTCGCTTCTGCATACGCG GGAATAATGTCGTCGAGCATAGCTTACTACGTTCAAGGACTTATGATGCAGCGAAAGGGGCCTGTCTTCGTTACTGCATTTAACCCTTTTGTCGTTATCATTGTTTCTATAATAAGCTTCTTTGTTCTAGGCCAAGGAATCTACCTTGGAGG GGTTATTGGACTGGTTGTTTTAACGTTGGGAGTCTATGCCGTGTTGTGGGGAAAGCACGTAGATGACAATGGCGATGAAATACCCTGTGAAAATAACGTTTTAGAAGCTGTTAAGTGTTGTAGTGGTAATAATGGTCTCTCGATCATGCCAACAATCGACGAAATTGACGAAGATGTTGAAACTGGGAACGTTCAGACGGTTGAGAAGGAAGGATCACTGGTCGTTGTGGTTTTTTGTCGTGAAAGTGTGGATAATGTTTCACGATGCTAA
- the LOC108812236 gene encoding protein PLANT CADMIUM RESISTANCE 10, whose product MKEKEHYVPPTYIPLSQSGDADGEVTTTPNLEGADSGGTKADPVQWSSGICACFDDTHSCFIGLLCPCYVFGKNTELLGSGTFAGPCLTHCISWALVNTICCFATSGLLLGLPGCFVSCYACGYRRSLRAKYDLEEAPCGDFATHFFCHLCAVCQEYREIRERGSNPPDIKMAITDAPLAQTMESA is encoded by the exons ATGAAAGAGAAGGAACATTACGTGCCGCCTACTTACATTCCGTTAAGTCAGTCTGGGGATGCTGATGGAGAAGTAACCACCACACCTAATCTAGAAGGTGCTGATTCTGGAGGCACAAAGGCTGATCCGGTACAGTGGTCATCTGGTATATGCGCTTGCTTCGACGACACACACAGCT GTTTTATAGGTCTGTTATGTCCATGTTATGTCTTTGGTAAAAACACAGAGCTGTTGGGGTCTGGAACATTTGCAGGACCCTGCTTAACCCATTGCATTTCATGGGCGTTAGTCAACACCATCTGCTGCTTTGCGACCAGTGGCCTGTTACTAGGTTTACCTGGATGCTTTGTTTCATGTTATGCTTGCGGATACCGCAGATCGTTAAGAGCCAAGTACGATTTAGAG GAGGCTCCTTGTGGGGATTTTGCAACACACTTCTTCTGTCACTTGTGTGccgtttgccaagaatacagaGAGATCCGAGAACGTGGCTCGAATCCTCCCGACATAAAGATGGCTATTACCGATGCCCCTTTGGCTCAAACCATGGAATCAGCTTAA
- the LOC108812234 gene encoding bZIP transcription factor 17: MSQSLTEEPPPPPSGFDDQFHRPGSDQTPIGELMSDLGFPIDGDFELTFDGMDDLYLPAENETFLIPEQFGDFTPESESSGDCDCLPKDADKSTPLSSQGSGNCGGSDVSDVVVDQKVKVEEDAATATTTTSVTKRKKEEIEEDMSDESRNSKYRRSGEEEVGDASAVTGEEDEKKKKARLVRNRESAQLSRQRKKHYVEELEEKVRHMHSTITDLNGKIYFFMAENAALRQQLGGSGMMCPPPPPPPPPMGMYPPMGYQWMPCPPPYMLKQQGSQVPLVPIPRLKPQSALGSSKGKSKKSETKTKKVASISFLGLLFCLFLFGALAPVMNVSYGGISGAFYGNYRSNYVTDQIYSHRRSRVLETSGSGAGSGGFNGNGMHCGRDSNISATESSVPPGNGSEPLVASLFVPRNDKLVKIDGNLIINSILASEKAVVASRKASESNERKADPLISKDYPPALPLPGVGKIEDMAKHLYRSKAEKQKALSSGSDDTLKEKIKTKAASGEMQQWFREGVAGPMFSSGMCTEVFQFDVSSTSGAIIPASPAANVSAEHSNNATDTHMRKNRRTLRGLAIPLPGSDFNFTKEHQRNSSSKEIKPASSMVVSVLVDPREGGDGVDIDGMIGGPKSLSRVFVVVLVDSEKYVTYSCVLPRSGAPHLVTT; encoded by the exons atGTCTCAATCACTCACTGAGGAGCCGCCACCTCCACCTTCCGGCTTCGACGACCAATTTCACCGTCCCGGCTCCGATCAGACCCCGATCGGCGAATTAATGTCCGATCTAGGGTTCCCGATCGACGGCGATTTCGAGCTCACTTTCGACGGCATGGACGATCTCTACTTACCCGCCGAGAACGAGACCTTCCTCATTCCGGAGCAGTTCGGAGATTTCACGCCGGAGTCTGAAAGCTCCGGCGATTGCGATTGCCTACCCAAAGACGCCGATAAGAGCACTCCACTGTCGTCTCAGGGGTCGGGTAATTGCGGTGGCTCCGATGTCTCCGACGTCGTCGTGGATCAGAAGGTTAAGGTGGAGGAGGACGCTGCAACGGCGACGACGACGACGTCTGTCaccaagaggaagaaggaggAGATCGAGGAGGATATGAGCGACGAATCGAGGAACAGCAAGTACAGGAGATCGGGAGAGGAGGAAGTAGGAGACGCGAGTGCCGTCACCGGCGAAGAAGacgagaaaaagaagaaggcgAGGCTTGTGAGAAACCGCGAAAGCGCGCAGCTTTCGAGGCAGAGGAAGAAGCATTACGTGGAGGAGCTTGAGGAGAAGGTCAGGCATATGCATTCCACTATCACGGACTTGAACGGgaagatatattttttcatgGCTGAGAATGCTGCGTTAAGGCAGCAGTTAGGCGGGAGTGGGATGATGtgccctcctcctcctccgccgccgcctcCGATGGGAATGTACCCGCCGATGGGTTACCAGTGGATGCCTTGTCCTCCTCCTTACATGTTGAAGCAGCAAGGGTCTCAAGTGCCTTTGGTTCCTATCCCTAGGTTGAAACCGCAGAGTGCTCTTGGATCATCCAAGGGGAAGAGTAAGAAGAGTGAAACCAAGACTAAGAAGGTCGCTAGTATTAGTTTTTTGGGTCTTCTGTTTTGTCTGTTTTTGTTTGGTGCTTTGGCTCCGGTTATGAACGTTAGTTATGGAGGAATTAGTGGTGCTTTTTATGGGAACTATAGGTCTAATTATGTTACTGACCAGATTTATAGCCACCGTAGGAGTAGGGTGTTGGAGACATCTGGTAGTGGTGCTGGTTCTGGGGGTTTTAATGGTAATGGGATGCATTGCGGGAGAGATTCTAATATATCTGCAACAGAGAGCTCTGTACCTCCTGGGAATGGTAGCGAGCCTCTGGTTGCATCACTCTTTGTTCCGAGGAATGATAAGCTTGTGAAGATTGATGGGAATTTGATTATTAATTCTATACTGGCGAGTGAGAAAGCGGTGGTGGCTTCAAGAAAGGCTTCTGAATCAAATGAGAGGAAAGCTGACCCGTTGATTAGTAAAGATTATCCCCCTGCTCTGCCTCTACCCGGTGTGGGGAAGATCGAGGATATGGCTAAGCATCTCTATAGATCTAAGGCTGAAAAACAGAAAGCTTTGTCATCTGGCTCTGATGATACTCTGAAAgagaaaatcaaaacaaaagcaGCCAGTGGTGAAATGCAGCAATGGTTTCGTGAAGGTGTTGCAG GTCCAATGTTTAGCTCCGGGATGTGCACTGAAGTGTTTCAGTTCGATGTCTCATCAACCTCCGGAGCCATTATTCCTGCATCTCCAGCAGCCAACGTCTCTGCTGAACACAGTAACAACGCCACAGACACACACATGCGAAAGAACAGAAGAACCCTTCGTGGTCTGGCCATTCCACTGCCAGGATCAGATTTTAACTTCACCAAAGAGCACCAAAGAAACAGCTCTAGCAAAGAAATCAAGCCCGCCTCATCAATGGTAGTGTCCGTGCTTGTTGATCCCAGAGAAGGTGGTGATGGAGTAGACATCGATGGGATGATTGGTGGACCAAAATCACTGTCCCGAGTTTTTGTTGTCGTGCTCGTGGACAGTGAAAAGTATGTAACGTACTCTTGTGTCCTACCTCGATCAGGAGCTCCTCATCTTGTGACCACTTAA